One Vespa crabro chromosome 1, iyVesCrab1.2, whole genome shotgun sequence genomic region harbors:
- the LOC124426974 gene encoding ATP synthase lipid-binding protein, mitochondrial, with product MYACSRLIAPIARSTLVSGTKSYFRPLSSVVSQSQSLQQQKQLQPPVYLSQVRNFQTSLVRRDIDSAAKFIGAGAATVGVAGSGAGIGSVFGSLIIGYARNPSLKQQLFSYAILGFALSEAMGLFCLMMAFLLLFAF from the exons ATGTACGCTTGCTCTCGACTCATCGCTCCCATTGCCAGGTCTACT tTGGTTTCTGGAACCAAGAGCTATTTTCGACCATTGAGCAGTGTGGTCAGTCAAAGCCAATCTTTACAACAGCAAAAACAACTTCAACCACCAGTGTATTTA tcaCAGGTGCGTAACTTCCAAACTTCCCTAGTCAGACGTGATATTGATTCTGCTGCCAAATTCATTGGCGCTGGTGCTGCAACTGTTGGTGTTGCAGGATCTG gtGCTGGAATTGGATCTGTATTTGGTTCCCTCATTATTGGTTATGCTAGGAATCCATCTTTAAAACAGCAATTGTTTTCATATGCTATTTTAGGTTTTGCTTTATCTGAGGCTATGGGATTATTTTGTCTCATGATGGCTTTCTTACTTCTGTTTGCCTTCTAA
- the LOC124426922 gene encoding nuclear pore complex protein Nup85 isoform X2, with protein sequence MAGIDNIEIPIPDEVCKQVGTAASWINSNKIGLYAYKYINKRTQDTKSTFITSNIQIHILRPEVILFSPPLRKLVNESNGVFLSIYKIKSSSSGDICPELLKHSKQYRSILRACVEGLQDIAEKSLSENKITIENFLTIFYNVECVWHLTEILYVDNIPGNVILPCLLEWIQFHFPSKELKAIKMLSQKCIAADLEYIYYWEVVIGCALHGKTDLVRALLSMHSKADHPAFIVAENMIKTMPIYNVYGGYSVSEFTIRWKHWQLDLSSNIDSKTFAIDNNLEMLMKLVVGDESTIWEFSKYTEAWYELLAAKLFYSVPCCKQIELTRHANNIAEKWKANKPLDNIILALIENDLHRVIKEIQCMNDNGWFAAHLIDLLYNCGKLNIIDKHQMNVTAQLHESLILEYATTLMGHHSLWQCGASYLIHCPIQGLARLEILLQSLPMGSEARVNKIIDIARDSNINHIGVKCIRQKRLGNALSWALKAQDGGFITYIANQFLKYYAENGELECRDLLENLGPCMLASDRLTFLGKYCEFHQMYSIGEFKEAASLLVSLIVSNLTPRYFWSILFTDVIPLLESEDVILSSIDSFELLRCVEAHGDDPKFADKVEIFRLAVARNLARALNLEGCQAEQ encoded by the exons atggctggcattgataatatcgaaata ccTATTCCAGATGAAGTTTGTAAACAAGTAGGTACTGCGGCAAGCTGGATTAATTCAAATAAGATTGGACTATATGCatacaaatacataaataaacgtACACAAg ataCAAAAAGTACTTTTATTACATCTAATATTCAAATACATATTCTAAGACCTGAAGTAATATTGTTTTCTCCTCCATTGCGTAAACTTGTTAATGAAAGTAATGGAGTTTTcttatcaatatataaaattaagtcATCTTCTTCCGGAGATATTTGTCCAGAGTTATTGAAACATAGCAAGCAATATCGTTCTATTTTAAGAGCATGTGTAGAAGGTCTACAAGATATTGCAGAAAAATCTTTAtccgaaaataaaataacaatagaaaattttcttactaTCTTTTATAATGTAGAATGTGTATGGCACTTAACAGAAATTTTATATGTCGATAATATTCCAg GTAATGTAATATTACCATGTTTGTTGGAATGGATTCAATTTCACTTTCCATCAAAAGAACTTAAagcaataaaaatgttatcacaAAAATGTATTGCTGCTgatttagaatatatatattactggGAAGTAGTAATAGGTTGTGCATTACATGGAAAAACAGATTTAGTACGTGCACTTTTGTCAATGCATAGCAAAGCAGACCATCCAGCTTTTATCGTTGCagaaaatatgattaaaaCCATGcctatatataatgtttatggTGGTTATTCAGTGAGTGAGTTCACAATACGTTGGAAACACTGGCAGTTAGATTTATCTTCAAACATTGATAGCAAAACTTTTGCTATTGATAACAATTTGGAAATGCTTATGAAG TTAGTAGTTGGAGATGAATCTACAATATGGGAATTCTCAAAATATACAGAGGCCTGGTATGAATTATTAGCTGCAAAATTGTTCTACTCTGTACCTTGTTGTAAGCAAATTGAGCTTACACGACATGCAAATAATATAGCAGAAAAATGGAAAGCAAATAAACCTttggataatattattttggctttaatagaaaatgatcTTCATCgagttattaaagaaattcaatgTATGAATGATAATGGATGGTTTGCAGCTCATTTAATAGATCTATTGTATAATTGtggaaaattaaatattatagataaacaTCAAATGAA tgttACAGCACAGTTACATGAATCTCTTATTTTAGAGTATGCTACCACTTTAATGGGACATCATTCCTTATGGCAGTGTGGTGCTAGTTATTTAATACATTGTCCCATTCAAGGTTTAGCaagattagaaatattattacaatcattaCCCATGGGTTCAGAAGCAAGggtaaacaaaattattgatattgcacGTGATAGCAACATAAATCATATAG GTGTGAAATGCATTAGACAAAAAAGACTTGGAAATGCATTATCATGGGCATTAAAAGCACAAGATGGTGGTTTCATAACATATATTGCTAAtcaatttctaaaatattatgCAGAAAATGGGGAATTAGAGTGTCGTGATTTACTCGAGAACTTAGGACCTTGTATGTTAGCTAGTGATAGACTTACATTTTTAG GTAAATATTGTGAATTTCATCAAATGTATAGTATTGGTGAATTCAAAGAAGCAGCTAGCTTATTAGTTTCTCTAATAGTTTCTAATTTAACACCAAGATA tTTTTGGTCAATCCTGTTCACGGATGTTATTCCTCTTCTGGAAAGTGAAGATGTTATTTTATCATCCATCGATTCCTTTGAATTATTACGTTGTGTTGAAGCTCATGGTGATGATCCAAAGTTTGCAGATaaagtagaaatatttcgtttagCAGTGGCACGAAATTTAGCAAGAGCATTAAATCTTGAAGGCTGTCAAGCAGAACAATAg
- the LOC124426922 gene encoding nuclear pore complex protein Nup85 isoform X1 produces the protein MAGIDNIEIPIPDEVCKQVGTAASWINSNKIGLYAYKYINKRTQDTKSTFITSNIQIHILRPEVILFSPPLRKLVNESNGVFLSIYKIKSSSSGDICPELLKHSKQYRSILRACVEGLQDIAEKSLSENKITIENFLTIFYNVECVWHLTEILYVDNIPGNVILPCLLEWIQFHFPSKELKAIKMLSQKCIAADLEYIYYWEVVIGCALHGKTDLVRALLSMHSKADHPAFIVAENMIKTMPIYNVYGGYSVSEFTIRWKHWQLDLSSNIDSKTFAIDNNLEMLMKLVVGDESTIWEFSKYTEAWYELLAAKLFYSVPCCKQIELTRHANNIAEKWKANKPLDNIILALIENDLHRVIKEIQCMNDNGWFAAHLIDLLYNCGKLNIIDKHQMNVTAQLHESLILEYATTLMGHHSLWQCGASYLIHCPIQGLARLEILLQSLPMGSEARVNKIIDIARDSNINHIVTSICKIQGVKCIRQKRLGNALSWALKAQDGGFITYIANQFLKYYAENGELECRDLLENLGPCMLASDRLTFLGKYCEFHQMYSIGEFKEAASLLVSLIVSNLTPRYFWSILFTDVIPLLESEDVILSSIDSFELLRCVEAHGDDPKFADKVEIFRLAVARNLARALNLEGCQAEQ, from the exons atggctggcattgataatatcgaaata ccTATTCCAGATGAAGTTTGTAAACAAGTAGGTACTGCGGCAAGCTGGATTAATTCAAATAAGATTGGACTATATGCatacaaatacataaataaacgtACACAAg ataCAAAAAGTACTTTTATTACATCTAATATTCAAATACATATTCTAAGACCTGAAGTAATATTGTTTTCTCCTCCATTGCGTAAACTTGTTAATGAAAGTAATGGAGTTTTcttatcaatatataaaattaagtcATCTTCTTCCGGAGATATTTGTCCAGAGTTATTGAAACATAGCAAGCAATATCGTTCTATTTTAAGAGCATGTGTAGAAGGTCTACAAGATATTGCAGAAAAATCTTTAtccgaaaataaaataacaatagaaaattttcttactaTCTTTTATAATGTAGAATGTGTATGGCACTTAACAGAAATTTTATATGTCGATAATATTCCAg GTAATGTAATATTACCATGTTTGTTGGAATGGATTCAATTTCACTTTCCATCAAAAGAACTTAAagcaataaaaatgttatcacaAAAATGTATTGCTGCTgatttagaatatatatattactggGAAGTAGTAATAGGTTGTGCATTACATGGAAAAACAGATTTAGTACGTGCACTTTTGTCAATGCATAGCAAAGCAGACCATCCAGCTTTTATCGTTGCagaaaatatgattaaaaCCATGcctatatataatgtttatggTGGTTATTCAGTGAGTGAGTTCACAATACGTTGGAAACACTGGCAGTTAGATTTATCTTCAAACATTGATAGCAAAACTTTTGCTATTGATAACAATTTGGAAATGCTTATGAAG TTAGTAGTTGGAGATGAATCTACAATATGGGAATTCTCAAAATATACAGAGGCCTGGTATGAATTATTAGCTGCAAAATTGTTCTACTCTGTACCTTGTTGTAAGCAAATTGAGCTTACACGACATGCAAATAATATAGCAGAAAAATGGAAAGCAAATAAACCTttggataatattattttggctttaatagaaaatgatcTTCATCgagttattaaagaaattcaatgTATGAATGATAATGGATGGTTTGCAGCTCATTTAATAGATCTATTGTATAATTGtggaaaattaaatattatagataaacaTCAAATGAA tgttACAGCACAGTTACATGAATCTCTTATTTTAGAGTATGCTACCACTTTAATGGGACATCATTCCTTATGGCAGTGTGGTGCTAGTTATTTAATACATTGTCCCATTCAAGGTTTAGCaagattagaaatattattacaatcattaCCCATGGGTTCAGAAGCAAGggtaaacaaaattattgatattgcacGTGATAGCAACATAAATCATATAG tTACTAGTATATGTAAAATTCAAGGTGTGAAATGCATTAGACAAAAAAGACTTGGAAATGCATTATCATGGGCATTAAAAGCACAAGATGGTGGTTTCATAACATATATTGCTAAtcaatttctaaaatattatgCAGAAAATGGGGAATTAGAGTGTCGTGATTTACTCGAGAACTTAGGACCTTGTATGTTAGCTAGTGATAGACTTACATTTTTAG GTAAATATTGTGAATTTCATCAAATGTATAGTATTGGTGAATTCAAAGAAGCAGCTAGCTTATTAGTTTCTCTAATAGTTTCTAATTTAACACCAAGATA tTTTTGGTCAATCCTGTTCACGGATGTTATTCCTCTTCTGGAAAGTGAAGATGTTATTTTATCATCCATCGATTCCTTTGAATTATTACGTTGTGTTGAAGCTCATGGTGATGATCCAAAGTTTGCAGATaaagtagaaatatttcgtttagCAGTGGCACGAAATTTAGCAAGAGCATTAAATCTTGAAGGCTGTCAAGCAGAACAATAg